A stretch of the Streptosporangium sp. NBC_01755 genome encodes the following:
- a CDS encoding non-ribosomal peptide synthetase — MNITELLAGYARDGVVVWAQDGQLRFRAPKGFLTDERRAELRAHKDAILRHLADEQNSRPLHHDEAGRHDPFPLTGIQAAYLIGRADAYAYGGVACHAYVELDYAELDTDRVTAAWQHLIERHDMLRAVVHTDGYQQVLPQTPELRVTDTATADTAQADAALNDARARMSLRRGPTDRWPLFDVHITRVPGRAVLHLSFDMLTVDHASLRILLAEFHHLYRDGTGAPAPLGITFRDYVLARRALTDTPAYLRDREYWTARLEELPPPPELPTAETWAATEHPDDGDVRFRRLERPLPMAARQRLTERAGRRGLTVSTVLLTAYAEIVGRWSRTARFTLNVPTVDRPALHEDIGRLVGDFTSVELLAVDLTAPASFTERVRETGAQLLEDLQHPLFTGSEVLAELSRRAGAPVLMPVVFTSALGGAGAPGGIPPEVSYALTQTPQVWLDCQVMERGERLVMSWDIREGALPDGVAEDMFGAYVTLVELLAAEGADAEDAWEQPARVELPAAQAARRIEVNATQGPLPDSLLHEPVLARALATPNAVAVQSPDRALTYRQLLGRAAQVADLLVAAGLRPAEPVAIWMDKGWEQVVAVLGTLLAGGAYLPVDTAQPPARRDTILADAAVRTVLTQSWLAEIDDLPDGVSAVVVDRLPEAVAPNAAPPRRAAPDDLAYIIYTSGSTGTPKGVMISHRAALNTVQDINHRYALTGDDRVLGIAALGFDLSVYDIFGPLSAGGTLVLPEAGRRGDPSHWADLISAHGITVWNSVPGQLQMLCDWLRSEPPGQDGTLRLALLSGDWIPITLPDEARTILPGLEVISLGGATEGSIWSIAHPVGAVDTNRPSIPYGRPLTNQRLTVLDHALQPQPDWVTGELYIGGAGVAMGYFGDQARTAERFITDPATGERIYRTGDLGRYLPEGDIEFLGREDAQVKIRGYRVELAEIEAALQAHPSVGVGAVLVDDSASGGRRLAAFVETAHHGSDEPAPPSATRARQAAAHAVHEASAKIDSKRLTAFLDTLDEVALSVMSRVLTGAGLFADTAGHTAEEIYTALRSTPRHRHVLRRWLRALTSRGRLSHDDAAATFGGLHPTSAADLEHTWQRATALEREVGWSTELLEVMRTCADRLPELISGDLDIRALLFPGAATEAADAAYRDNLAIRHLNQALVAAVREIAADHAGEERLRVLEVGGGVGGTTGELVPLLAEYGVDYVFTDPSAFFLNEARERFADHPWVRHERLDVDNDIREQGFIPNSFDVVVCANTLHAACDTEATLARLRELLVPGGHLVFVENTRDDHYPLLVSMEFLEVAGRTWTDHRAHNGQSFLTRPQWLDLLDRHEAVDVVSLPEVGDPLAATGQELFLARLKADRAHVTAGELTRGVSTRLPEYMVPSLWQIVDALPRTANGKTDRNQLRSWLPREGTQAAPAADERPMDELESKLAELWAQLMAVEHVGRTDDFFALGGDSLLVARMVGRLRERIPQAADLEWEVVLRHMLRRPTVAGLAAFLRGLTGESPADRPDAPVDPVIHLHGARSADEPTTVLVHAGTGTIMPYRALVTEIRRRSPGVADVVGLEVPGLDRYLAAPPEGLIEQLAADYARALTAGGGRRFHIVGYCLGGLIATEVARNLAESGAQVESLTVISSHSPRFRLDDELLSEYSFAVMMGIDPADLGFPDDQYRVAAATDAVLAGSPGVLPDGGLAALTGKYADVAACFRNLATVPRATRIARMCEAVPASAGSYEPDHMTRLFSAYRQSVFAITRYTAEPYAGDITFLRHDGAYPFPGSKAAVTEYWQELTLGDLEIVDIGGDHFSCLSAEHAPAVLKILTELTNGAVTR, encoded by the coding sequence GTGAACATCACCGAGCTGCTGGCCGGATACGCACGTGACGGCGTGGTCGTGTGGGCTCAGGACGGGCAACTGCGCTTCCGGGCACCCAAGGGCTTCCTCACCGACGAGCGGCGCGCCGAGCTGCGCGCCCACAAGGACGCGATCCTGCGACACCTGGCCGACGAGCAGAACAGCCGCCCCCTGCACCACGACGAGGCCGGCCGCCACGACCCCTTCCCCCTGACGGGCATCCAGGCCGCCTACCTGATCGGCCGGGCCGACGCCTACGCCTACGGCGGTGTCGCCTGCCACGCCTACGTCGAGCTGGACTACGCCGAACTCGACACCGACCGCGTCACCGCCGCCTGGCAGCACCTGATCGAACGGCACGACATGCTGCGCGCGGTCGTCCACACCGACGGATACCAGCAGGTGCTGCCGCAGACCCCCGAGCTGCGCGTCACCGACACCGCTACCGCCGACACGGCGCAGGCCGACGCCGCCCTGAACGACGCCCGCGCCAGGATGTCGCTGCGCCGAGGACCCACCGACCGCTGGCCGCTGTTCGACGTGCACATCACCCGGGTCCCCGGGCGTGCCGTGCTGCACCTGTCGTTCGACATGCTCACCGTCGACCACGCCAGCCTGCGCATCCTGCTGGCCGAGTTCCACCACCTGTACCGGGACGGCACCGGCGCACCGGCCCCGCTCGGCATCACCTTCCGGGACTACGTCCTGGCCCGGCGAGCCCTGACGGACACCCCCGCCTACTTGCGGGACCGGGAGTACTGGACGGCGCGGCTGGAGGAGCTGCCGCCCCCGCCGGAACTGCCGACCGCCGAGACCTGGGCCGCCACCGAACACCCAGACGACGGTGACGTCCGTTTCCGCCGCCTGGAGCGGCCGCTGCCGATGGCCGCCAGGCAGCGCCTGACCGAGCGCGCCGGACGACGCGGACTGACCGTCTCCACGGTGCTGCTCACGGCGTACGCCGAAATCGTCGGCCGCTGGTCGCGCACCGCGCGCTTCACCCTCAACGTGCCGACCGTGGACCGCCCGGCGCTGCACGAGGACATCGGCCGCCTCGTCGGTGACTTCACCTCGGTGGAGCTGCTCGCCGTGGACCTGACCGCGCCGGCCTCCTTCACCGAGCGGGTCCGGGAGACCGGCGCCCAACTGCTGGAAGACCTGCAACACCCGCTGTTCACCGGCTCGGAGGTGCTGGCCGAGTTGTCGCGCCGGGCCGGCGCCCCCGTGCTGATGCCGGTCGTCTTCACCAGCGCCCTGGGCGGCGCCGGAGCACCGGGCGGCATCCCGCCGGAGGTCTCCTACGCACTCACCCAAACTCCGCAGGTGTGGCTGGACTGCCAGGTCATGGAGCGGGGCGAGAGGCTGGTCATGTCCTGGGACATCCGCGAGGGCGCCCTGCCCGACGGCGTCGCCGAGGACATGTTCGGCGCCTACGTCACGCTGGTCGAACTGCTGGCGGCCGAAGGCGCCGACGCCGAGGACGCCTGGGAGCAGCCGGCCCGCGTCGAACTGCCCGCGGCGCAGGCTGCCCGCCGGATCGAGGTCAACGCGACGCAGGGCCCGTTGCCGGACTCACTGCTTCACGAGCCGGTCCTGGCCCGTGCCCTGGCCACCCCCAACGCGGTCGCGGTACAGTCCCCGGACCGCGCCTTGACCTACCGTCAGCTGCTCGGACGGGCAGCGCAGGTGGCCGACCTGCTGGTCGCAGCCGGGCTGCGCCCCGCCGAACCGGTGGCCATCTGGATGGACAAGGGCTGGGAGCAGGTCGTCGCCGTGCTGGGCACGCTGCTGGCCGGCGGCGCCTACCTGCCCGTCGACACCGCGCAGCCCCCGGCCCGCCGCGACACGATCCTCGCCGACGCCGCCGTCCGTACCGTGCTGACCCAGTCCTGGCTGGCGGAGATCGACGATCTACCGGACGGCGTGTCGGCCGTCGTGGTGGACCGGCTGCCCGAGGCCGTCGCGCCCAACGCCGCCCCGCCGCGCCGCGCCGCCCCCGACGATCTGGCCTACATCATCTACACCTCCGGCTCCACCGGCACGCCCAAGGGCGTGATGATCAGCCACCGGGCCGCCCTGAACACGGTCCAGGACATCAACCACCGCTACGCCCTCACCGGTGACGACCGCGTCCTCGGCATCGCCGCGCTGGGCTTCGACCTGTCGGTCTACGACATCTTCGGTCCGCTGTCGGCAGGCGGCACGCTGGTACTGCCCGAGGCCGGGCGCCGCGGCGACCCCTCTCACTGGGCCGACCTCATCTCCGCCCACGGCATCACGGTGTGGAACTCAGTGCCCGGCCAGTTGCAGATGCTCTGCGACTGGCTGCGCTCGGAGCCTCCCGGCCAAGACGGCACGCTGCGCCTGGCCCTGCTGTCTGGCGACTGGATCCCGATCACCCTGCCCGACGAGGCGCGGACGATCCTGCCCGGCCTGGAGGTCATCTCCCTGGGCGGCGCCACCGAGGGCTCCATCTGGTCGATCGCACACCCCGTCGGCGCGGTGGACACCAACCGGCCCAGCATCCCCTACGGCCGTCCGCTGACCAACCAGCGCCTCACCGTACTCGACCACGCCCTGCAGCCCCAGCCCGACTGGGTCACCGGTGAGCTGTACATCGGCGGAGCCGGAGTGGCCATGGGCTACTTCGGCGACCAGGCCCGCACCGCGGAACGTTTCATCACCGATCCGGCCACCGGTGAACGGATCTACCGCACCGGCGACCTGGGCCGCTACCTGCCCGAGGGGGACATCGAGTTCCTCGGCCGCGAGGACGCCCAGGTGAAGATCCGCGGCTACCGGGTGGAACTCGCCGAGATCGAGGCCGCCCTACAGGCACACCCCTCGGTAGGCGTGGGGGCGGTCCTGGTCGACGACTCCGCCTCAGGCGGGCGCCGCCTGGCCGCGTTCGTCGAAACAGCACACCACGGGTCCGACGAACCCGCCCCCCCGTCCGCCACCCGCGCACGCCAGGCCGCCGCGCACGCCGTACACGAGGCCTCCGCCAAGATCGACAGCAAACGGCTGACCGCCTTCCTCGACACGCTCGACGAGGTCGCGCTCTCGGTGATGAGCCGGGTGCTCACCGGCGCCGGCCTGTTCGCCGATACCGCCGGGCACACCGCCGAGGAGATCTACACCGCGCTGCGCTCCACCCCGCGTCACCGCCATGTCCTACGCCGCTGGCTGCGCGCACTCACCAGCCGGGGCCGGCTGTCGCACGACGACGCCGCCGCGACCTTCGGCGGGCTGCACCCGACCTCCGCAGCAGATCTGGAGCACACCTGGCAGCGCGCCACCGCACTGGAGCGAGAGGTCGGCTGGAGCACCGAACTGCTCGAGGTCATGCGCACCTGCGCCGACCGGCTGCCCGAACTCATCTCAGGCGACCTCGACATCCGCGCGCTGCTCTTCCCCGGGGCGGCCACGGAGGCCGCCGACGCCGCCTACCGTGACAACCTGGCCATCCGCCACCTCAACCAAGCCCTGGTGGCCGCCGTGCGAGAGATCGCCGCCGACCACGCGGGCGAGGAGCGGCTGCGCGTGCTGGAGGTCGGCGGCGGCGTCGGCGGCACGACCGGCGAACTGGTGCCGCTCCTCGCCGAATACGGCGTGGACTACGTGTTCACCGACCCGTCGGCGTTCTTCCTCAACGAGGCACGCGAGCGCTTCGCCGACCACCCCTGGGTGCGCCACGAACGCCTCGACGTGGACAACGACATCCGCGAACAGGGATTCATCCCCAACTCCTTCGACGTCGTGGTGTGCGCCAACACCCTGCACGCCGCCTGCGACACCGAGGCCACACTCGCCCGGCTTCGTGAGCTGCTGGTACCCGGCGGCCACCTGGTGTTTGTGGAAAACACCCGCGACGACCACTACCCGCTGCTGGTGTCCATGGAGTTCCTGGAGGTCGCCGGACGCACCTGGACCGACCACAGGGCACACAACGGGCAGTCCTTCCTCACCCGGCCACAATGGCTGGACCTGCTGGACCGGCACGAAGCGGTGGACGTCGTCTCGCTTCCCGAAGTGGGCGACCCGCTGGCCGCCACCGGCCAGGAACTCTTCCTCGCCCGCCTGAAGGCCGACCGCGCCCACGTCACGGCGGGCGAGCTGACACGCGGTGTGTCCACCCGGCTACCCGAGTACATGGTTCCGTCGCTGTGGCAGATCGTCGACGCCCTGCCCCGCACGGCCAACGGCAAGACCGACCGCAACCAATTGCGCTCCTGGCTGCCCCGCGAGGGCACGCAGGCGGCTCCGGCCGCCGACGAGCGGCCGATGGACGAACTGGAGAGCAAACTCGCCGAATTGTGGGCGCAACTGATGGCCGTGGAGCACGTCGGCCGCACCGACGACTTCTTCGCCCTGGGCGGAGACTCCCTGCTCGTCGCCCGCATGGTCGGCCGGCTACGAGAGCGGATACCGCAGGCCGCCGACCTGGAGTGGGAGGTCGTGCTGAGGCACATGCTGCGGCGCCCGACGGTGGCCGGCCTCGCCGCCTTCCTGCGCGGCCTCACCGGCGAGTCTCCGGCCGACCGGCCTGACGCGCCCGTCGATCCCGTCATCCACCTGCACGGCGCCCGTTCGGCGGACGAGCCCACCACCGTCCTCGTCCACGCAGGAACCGGGACGATCATGCCGTACCGGGCGCTGGTCACCGAGATCAGGCGGCGCTCCCCCGGAGTCGCCGACGTCGTGGGCCTGGAGGTCCCCGGCCTCGACCGCTATCTGGCCGCCCCGCCCGAAGGGCTCATCGAGCAACTCGCGGCCGACTACGCCCGCGCGCTGACCGCGGGCGGCGGCAGGCGCTTCCACATCGTGGGGTACTGCCTGGGCGGCCTGATCGCCACCGAGGTGGCCCGCAACCTGGCCGAGTCCGGCGCCCAGGTGGAGAGCCTGACGGTCATCAGCAGCCACAGCCCGAGGTTCCGCCTCGACGACGAACTGCTGTCGGAGTACTCCTTCGCCGTGATGATGGGCATCGACCCGGCCGACCTCGGCTTCCCCGACGACCAGTACCGAGTGGCGGCCGCCACCGACGCCGTGCTGGCCGGCAGCCCCGGCGTCCTGCCCGACGGCGGACTCGCCGCCCTCACCGGAAAGTACGCCGACGTCGCCGCCTGCTTCCGGAACCTGGCCACGGTACCCCGCGCCACGCGCATCGCCCGGATGTGCGAGGCGGTACCCGCCTCGGCCGGCAGCTACGAACCGGACCACATGACCCGGCTGTTCTCCGCCTACCGCCAAAGCGTCTTCGCCATCACCCGCTACACCGCCGAACCCTACGCCGGCGACATCACCTTCCTGCGACACGACGGCGCCTACCCGTTCCCCGGCAGCAAGGCCGCCGTCACCGAGTACTGGCAGGAGCTCACCCTGGGCGACCTGGAGATCGTCGACATCGGCGGCGACCATTTCAGCTGCCTGTCGGCCGAGCACGCCCCCGCGGTGCTGAAGATCCTCACCGAGCTGACCAACGGCGCGGTGACCCGATGA